A single Bacillus sp. HMF5848 DNA region contains:
- a CDS encoding NAD(P)/FAD-dependent oxidoreductase: MSEDKKIHDITIIGGGPVGLFTAFYGGMRQASVKIIESLPQLGGQLSALYPEKYIYDVAGFPKVRAQELVDNLIDQMSKFDQTICLEQAVEKVEKIEENLFKLTTNKEEHLTRTVIITAGNGAFQPRRLELDTAVKYEGKNLHYFVDDLNKFAGQRVVLFGGGDSAVDWALMLEPIAESVTIVHRRDKFRAHEHSVESMINSKVQVKTPYNPAELIGDDDKITQVVIEHAKEGTRETIDVDAVITNFGFVSSLGPIKDWGLEIEKNSIVVNSKMETNVKGIYAAGDICTYEGKVKLIACGFGEAPTAVNNAKALIDPKARLQPMHSSSMF, translated from the coding sequence GTGAGCGAGGATAAAAAAATACATGACATTACCATTATTGGGGGAGGACCTGTTGGGTTATTCACTGCATTTTACGGTGGCATGAGACAGGCTTCTGTTAAAATAATTGAAAGCTTACCTCAACTTGGTGGTCAACTATCTGCACTTTATCCAGAGAAATACATATATGACGTAGCTGGGTTTCCTAAAGTTCGTGCACAAGAGTTAGTTGACAATTTAATAGATCAAATGAGCAAGTTCGACCAAACTATATGCCTTGAGCAAGCCGTGGAAAAGGTGGAAAAGATAGAAGAAAACCTTTTTAAATTAACAACAAATAAAGAAGAGCACCTTACCAGAACTGTTATTATTACAGCTGGGAACGGAGCGTTTCAACCACGACGTCTTGAGTTAGATACCGCTGTTAAATATGAAGGGAAAAATTTACATTACTTTGTAGATGACCTCAACAAGTTTGCAGGCCAACGCGTTGTTCTATTTGGTGGAGGAGATTCAGCAGTAGACTGGGCGCTTATGTTAGAGCCTATCGCTGAAAGTGTTACAATTGTGCACCGTCGCGATAAGTTTAGAGCGCATGAACACAGCGTGGAAAGTATGATAAATTCTAAAGTACAAGTAAAAACACCATACAACCCCGCCGAGCTTATCGGTGATGATGACAAAATTACACAAGTAGTTATCGAGCATGCTAAAGAAGGCACTCGTGAAACAATAGATGTCGACGCAGTCATTACAAACTTTGGCTTCGTATCGTCATTAGGTCCCATTAAAGATTGGGGCTTAGAGATTGAGAAAAATTCTATCGTTGTTAATTCAAAGATGGAAACAAACGTAAAGGGTATCTACGCTGCAGGTGACATTTGTACGTACGAAGGTAAAGTTAAGCTTATCGCTTGTGGCTTTGGTGAAGCACCAACAGCTGTAAATAACGCAAAAGCTCTTATTGATCCTAAAGCTCGTTTACAGCCAATGCATAGTTCTTCTATGTTCTAG
- a CDS encoding iron-sulfur cluster assembly accessory protein: protein MSDLIKISEAAGFQIKDMLKESGEENPMLRVAVKGGGCSGLSYGMGIEVELSDDDITFEQHGITVVVDKESAPILQGVEIDYKQSMMGGGFTIENPNAIASCGCGASFRTATNAGTPGDC, encoded by the coding sequence ATGTCTGATTTAATTAAAATTTCTGAAGCAGCTGGCTTTCAAATAAAAGATATGCTTAAAGAAAGTGGAGAAGAGAATCCAATGCTTCGCGTCGCAGTAAAAGGTGGGGGCTGTAGCGGCTTATCGTATGGAATGGGCATTGAAGTTGAATTGAGTGATGACGATATTACGTTTGAGCAACATGGTATAACAGTCGTAGTGGATAAAGAAAGTGCTCCAATTCTTCAAGGTGTGGAAATTGACTACAAACAGTCCATGATGGGCGGCGGATTTACTATCGAAAATCCAAATGCGATAGCTTCATGTGGGTGTGGTGCTTCGTTCCGTACCGCAACAAATGCGGGTACACCTGGGGATTGTTAA
- a CDS encoding YuiA family protein, whose product MCSRDRNYSERCPYCEGKGYFQLVLGGSETCSCCEGTGTQKERHAATTGPM is encoded by the coding sequence ATGTGTAGCCGTGACCGTAACTATTCAGAAAGATGTCCGTATTGTGAGGGAAAAGGATATTTTCAACTAGTACTTGGTGGATCAGAAACATGTTCTTGTTGCGAAGGAACTGGGACACAGAAAGAGAGACATGCAGCGACTACAGGACCTATGTAA
- a CDS encoding DUF309 domain-containing protein, which translates to MESYPLEYYQFFVLFNEGDYYTSHDLLEDIWLTDRSNLFIKGLLQMTVALYHYSYGNIKGTRSMLETAYDYLEEYEPFHWGVDVIHVRLFIKECLSIIPHDLNNVSHKEINNLPVLPELILYMKDDL; encoded by the coding sequence ATGGAGAGTTATCCTTTAGAATACTACCAATTCTTCGTTTTATTTAATGAAGGAGATTATTACACCTCTCACGATTTACTAGAAGATATTTGGTTAACAGATCGAAGTAATTTGTTTATTAAAGGTCTTTTACAAATGACAGTCGCCCTTTACCATTATAGTTATGGAAACATTAAAGGCACAAGATCAATGTTAGAGACAGCGTACGACTATTTAGAAGAATACGAGCCCTTTCATTGGGGGGTTGATGTCATTCACGTAAGATTATTTATAAAAGAATGTCTTTCTATTATACCACACGATCTTAATAATGTTTCACATAAAGAAATTAACAACTTACCTGTGTTACCTGAATTGATTTTATATATGAAAGACGATTTGTAG
- a CDS encoding DUF2187 family protein → MSAQVGDMIKVKVGEKKGKRGQVVTVRENSVIVEFGTNEKGVPIRTVVNHKNYISE, encoded by the coding sequence ATGTCTGCTCAAGTTGGAGATATGATTAAGGTTAAAGTAGGGGAAAAAAAAGGAAAGCGTGGACAAGTAGTGACTGTAAGAGAAAACTCAGTTATTGTTGAATTTGGAACAAATGAAAAAGGTGTACCGATTCGAACTGTTGTTAATCATAAAAATTATATTAGTGAATAA
- a CDS encoding NUDIX domain-containing protein, whose translation MKQQKRGQVWLAVAGLVTNLNGEWLVVKKTYGGLKGKWSLPAGFVDKGETADEAVCREVKEETNIDCVVTGLIGLRTGVIQEEISDNMIVFSLEPKHEIIQVDVNELSEAKFLSKEELLADETTSELLKYMLTLNNLTNKAVHEHLDPGKEFGYTAYKLFM comes from the coding sequence ATGAAACAACAAAAAAGAGGACAAGTGTGGTTAGCTGTTGCTGGTCTAGTGACAAATTTAAATGGTGAATGGCTCGTTGTGAAAAAGACATACGGCGGTCTAAAGGGAAAATGGTCATTACCGGCAGGTTTTGTTGATAAAGGAGAAACAGCAGATGAAGCAGTATGCCGAGAGGTTAAGGAAGAGACAAATATTGATTGTGTAGTAACAGGGTTAATTGGTTTGCGTACCGGTGTGATACAAGAAGAAATTAGTGATAATATGATTGTATTTTCACTTGAGCCGAAGCATGAAATTATACAAGTGGATGTTAATGAACTATCAGAGGCGAAGTTTCTAAGCAAGGAAGAGTTGCTAGCAGATGAAACTACATCAGAGTTACTTAAGTATATGCTCACGTTGAACAATTTGACTAATAAAGCAGTGCATGAACATTTAGATCCAGGAAAAGAGTTTGGATACACGGCATATAAATTATTTATGTAA
- a CDS encoding biotin transporter BioY translates to MKLRALDMTLAGMFAALMAIGANITSWIPFLSIGGVPLTMQTFFCILAGALLGSRLAAVSMTVYLLIGLAGVPVFAGFSSGFDTIISPTFGFIVSFIFAAFFTGLIIERVKQPSLLTFIIATLVGLALNYVIGTNWMYFAYQLWAPLPKGVELVSYTVAWSWMTLFLAKDLAFTIFAAVIAPRIYKALQKSNMLTKTTAA, encoded by the coding sequence ATGAAACTACGAGCACTTGACATGACACTTGCCGGTATGTTTGCTGCATTGATGGCGATAGGCGCTAATATCACATCCTGGATTCCATTCTTATCAATCGGTGGCGTACCATTAACAATGCAAACCTTTTTCTGCATTTTAGCAGGCGCATTATTAGGAAGTCGCTTGGCAGCTGTATCTATGACTGTGTATTTGTTAATTGGACTAGCTGGAGTTCCTGTTTTTGCAGGATTCAGCTCCGGGTTTGATACTATTATCTCCCCAACCTTCGGATTTATTGTATCTTTTATTTTTGCAGCCTTTTTCACAGGTCTTATTATTGAGCGTGTAAAACAGCCATCATTACTCACTTTTATCATAGCTACGCTAGTAGGATTAGCTCTAAATTATGTAATTGGTACTAACTGGATGTACTTTGCCTATCAGCTATGGGCGCCACTTCCAAAAGGTGTCGAGCTTGTATCCTATACAGTAGCATGGTCATGGATGACACTTTTCCTAGCTAAAGACCTTGCATTTACTATATTTGCAGCAGTTATTGCTCCCCGCATATATAAGGCATTACAAAAATCTAATATGCTGACAAAAACGACAGCCGCTTGA
- a CDS encoding divergent PAP2 family protein, with protein MSMFSNFPLWAALASIFFAQFIKVPIQFFATRKIDWSLLTSTGGMPSSHSAAVTAVTTGIALQEGLDSSIFAVSTVFAIIVMFDATGVRRHAGEQATVLNKLVDDFNYFLEEAKMWPKKPEQEKRKELKELLGHQPIEVFFGGLQGILLTLLLHYLYML; from the coding sequence ATGAGCATGTTTTCTAATTTCCCTTTATGGGCGGCACTCGCATCAATATTTTTCGCGCAATTTATAAAAGTACCCATACAGTTTTTTGCAACAAGAAAAATTGATTGGTCCTTATTAACTAGCACTGGTGGCATGCCTAGTTCACATTCTGCAGCTGTAACAGCCGTTACGACCGGAATAGCCCTTCAAGAGGGATTGGACTCATCAATATTTGCTGTTTCAACTGTTTTTGCCATAATTGTTATGTTTGACGCAACCGGTGTTAGACGTCATGCAGGTGAGCAAGCAACGGTATTAAATAAACTTGTCGATGATTTTAATTATTTTTTAGAAGAAGCAAAAATGTGGCCTAAAAAACCGGAACAAGAAAAACGTAAAGAGTTAAAAGAGTTACTTGGTCATCAGCCTATCGAGGTGTTCTTTGGAGGATTACAAGGTATACTTTTAACGTTACTTTTACACTATTTATATATGTTGTAA
- a CDS encoding MATE family efflux transporter — protein sequence MDNTTKKLTLFSLTWPIFIEVFLHMLMGNADTLMLSQYSDNSVAAVGATNQILYVIIVMFGFVATGSAIIIAQKLGAKQDASAAEVAVVALVTNFLFGMALSVILFFMGQKFLVWMDLPTEIIPEAKSYILIVGSLSFIQALFMTAGAIIRSYGYTKDTMYVTIGMNVLNVIGNFMFIFGPFGIPVLGVTGVAISTAASRLIGFIIIMIIMFKRIEHPLPFMRVFNLPIQHVKDLLKIGIPSAGEHLSYNVSQMVIMYFIAMMGTEAITTKVYTQNIMMFIFLFTVAVAQGTQILIGHMVGAKKYEEAYNRCLKSLRLTIVVAILLAFIFSLVSKQLLQIFTTSPDIITVGVTLIWLTILLEPGRAFNLIIINALRAAGDVRFPVYIGVLSMWGVSVTISYVLGVTFGLGLVGVWIALIVDEWLRGIIMYFRWRSRVWQKYSFTKTSEHAS from the coding sequence ATGGACAATACGACCAAAAAGTTAACGTTATTTTCTTTAACATGGCCAATCTTTATCGAAGTGTTTCTTCATATGTTAATGGGGAACGCTGATACTTTAATGTTAAGTCAGTATTCGGATAATTCTGTTGCGGCAGTAGGGGCAACTAATCAAATTTTATATGTCATAATTGTTATGTTTGGGTTTGTTGCAACAGGCTCAGCTATTATTATTGCACAGAAATTAGGTGCGAAGCAGGATGCCTCTGCTGCTGAAGTGGCTGTCGTAGCTTTAGTGACTAATTTTCTATTTGGGATGGCATTGAGTGTCATTTTATTTTTTATGGGACAAAAGTTTTTAGTATGGATGGATTTGCCTACTGAGATCATTCCGGAAGCAAAGTCTTATATTTTAATTGTAGGAAGTCTTTCTTTTATTCAGGCGTTATTTATGACAGCGGGTGCTATAATACGTAGTTATGGTTACACTAAAGACACTATGTATGTAACTATCGGTATGAATGTACTGAATGTTATAGGAAATTTCATGTTTATTTTTGGCCCGTTCGGTATTCCTGTGCTAGGAGTAACAGGTGTTGCGATCTCAACGGCAGCAAGTAGGTTGATTGGCTTCATTATTATTATGATTATTATGTTTAAGCGTATAGAGCATCCACTCCCTTTCATGAGAGTTTTTAACTTGCCTATTCAGCACGTGAAGGATTTGTTGAAAATCGGTATTCCATCTGCTGGAGAACATTTATCATATAATGTTTCACAGATGGTCATTATGTATTTTATCGCAATGATGGGTACGGAAGCGATCACAACAAAAGTGTATACACAAAATATTATGATGTTCATTTTTTTATTTACCGTTGCAGTGGCACAAGGAACACAGATTTTGATTGGGCATATGGTAGGTGCGAAGAAATATGAAGAAGCATATAATAGGTGTCTTAAAAGCCTTCGTCTAACGATAGTAGTAGCCATTTTGCTAGCATTCATTTTCTCACTCGTATCTAAGCAATTATTACAAATTTTCACGACAAGCCCTGATATTATAACAGTAGGGGTAACATTAATATGGTTAACTATCCTATTAGAGCCAGGACGCGCTTTTAATTTAATTATCATAAATGCTCTAAGAGCAGCAGGTGATGTACGTTTTCCTGTATATATCGGAGTTTTATCTATGTGGGGCGTTAGTGTGACCATTTCATATGTGTTGGGGGTTACGTTTGGCCTTGGTTTAGTGGGGGTATGGATTGCACTCATTGTTGATGAATGGCTTCGTGGTATTATTATGTATTTTCGCTGGCGTTCACGTGTATGGCAAAAATACAGCTTCACTAAAACATCAGAGCACGCATCTTAG
- a CDS encoding NAD(P)/FAD-dependent oxidoreductase, producing the protein MRKPNVVILGGGYAGLMTVTRLQKQLGVNEANITLVNKNEYHYESTWLHEASAGTMHHDRVRYSIASVIDQNKVHFVKDAVTSIDSSNKKVILENGELSYDILVVGLGYEAETFGIKGLKEHAFTIANVNVARQIKEHIEYQFATYKAEVEKREERLTIVVGGAGFTGIEFLGELATRMPELCREYDVEQEKVRLICVEAAPTVLPGFDPELVDYAVEHLQRKGVEFKLGTAIKECFETGIVVSKEDEVEEIKAGTVVWAAGVRGNSIVEKSGFEAMRGRVKVEKTLLAPGFKDVFIIGDCSLVINEEINRPYPPTAQIAMQQGITCAKNIAVLVREQGQMEEFAPDIKGTVCSLGEDDAIGVVFGRKLKGMPASAMKKVIDNRALFMVGGPTLVLKKGKFKFL; encoded by the coding sequence GTGAGAAAGCCAAATGTAGTAATCTTAGGTGGCGGTTACGCAGGGTTAATGACAGTGACGCGCTTACAAAAGCAATTAGGTGTAAATGAAGCAAACATTACATTAGTTAACAAAAACGAATATCATTATGAATCAACATGGTTACATGAAGCATCTGCAGGGACAATGCATCATGATCGTGTTCGGTATAGTATAGCAAGTGTAATTGACCAAAATAAAGTCCATTTTGTAAAAGATGCAGTTACTAGTATTGATTCTTCCAATAAAAAGGTAATTCTTGAAAATGGAGAACTTTCCTACGATATTCTTGTTGTTGGATTAGGATATGAAGCAGAAACATTTGGTATTAAAGGTTTAAAAGAGCATGCCTTTACAATCGCTAACGTAAATGTAGCTCGTCAAATTAAAGAGCATATAGAGTATCAGTTTGCAACATACAAAGCAGAGGTTGAAAAAAGAGAAGAACGTTTAACAATTGTTGTTGGTGGCGCTGGGTTCACTGGTATCGAGTTTCTTGGAGAACTTGCTACTAGAATGCCAGAACTATGCCGTGAATACGATGTTGAGCAAGAGAAAGTACGTTTAATATGTGTAGAAGCAGCGCCAACTGTATTACCAGGATTCGATCCTGAGCTTGTGGACTACGCTGTTGAGCACTTGCAACGCAAGGGTGTTGAATTTAAACTAGGCACAGCGATTAAAGAATGTTTTGAAACGGGTATCGTTGTATCTAAAGAGGATGAAGTAGAGGAAATCAAAGCCGGCACGGTAGTATGGGCAGCAGGTGTGCGAGGCAATAGTATCGTTGAGAAATCTGGCTTTGAAGCAATGCGTGGTCGCGTAAAGGTAGAGAAAACACTTTTAGCACCTGGGTTCAAGGATGTATTCATTATCGGGGACTGTTCACTTGTTATTAATGAAGAAATTAATCGACCATATCCACCAACAGCGCAAATTGCTATGCAGCAAGGTATCACATGTGCAAAGAACATTGCCGTTTTAGTACGTGAACAAGGACAAATGGAAGAGTTTGCACCTGATATTAAAGGAACAGTTTGTTCTCTTGGTGAAGATGACGCTATCGGTGTTGTATTTGGTAGAAAATTAAAAGGTATGCCAGCATCAGCTATGAAGAAGGTTATTGATAATCGTGCTTTGTTTATGGTGGGAGGACCAACTCTCGTATTGAAAAAAGGTAAATTTAAATTTCTATAA
- a CDS encoding DUF2535 family protein, which yields MYTTVTFQHKNGNSIIINEVPIYNEDNVKNYEISVYLQLLMDRIDADVYPNKQYSFIDFLDGLPYHTVTGS from the coding sequence ATGTATACTACCGTAACATTTCAACATAAAAATGGTAACTCTATTATTATAAACGAGGTACCTATTTATAATGAAGATAATGTTAAAAATTATGAAATAAGTGTTTATTTACAGCTATTGATGGATCGCATTGATGCAGATGTGTACCCTAATAAACAATACTCGTTTATAGATTTCTTAGATGGTTTACCTTACCATACTGTTACGGGCTCATAA
- a CDS encoding leucyl aminopeptidase, with amino-acid sequence MFNIEANLQADKQYDAIAIAVFDTTKPLQGTLLSLNDMLNGQIEALLKDGDVSTKKNKITKIHTLGHTHIKRLYFVGLGKQEKVSFTSVREAFGSLFKTLKAEKRTNIAIDLSTFSQDNLEWNDIAHALGEAIPTATYEFEGYKRKANVPDFSLESIEIIAAECDHEELKSALEVGYVYGKATNSARTLINLPGNMLTATDLAEYATTLADTYELELEILEKEDMQRLGMGGILAVNQGSVEPPKLIVLKYQGKETWDDVIAFVGKGITFDTGGYSLKPREGMVDMKTDMGGAATVLGAMEAIAELKPEQNIIAIIPSTDNMVSGNAFKPDDVITMLNGKTVEILNTDAEGRLVLADGITYAKQHGANYIVDVATLTGGVIVALGNDITGAMTNNEAWYEEVLEASLEAGEDIWRLPINDKFKDRVRKSKVADLNNSPGRDGHAIFAGTFLGEFAEETPWVHLDIAGTATTKSEYPLGPSGGTGAIVRTLVTLAERFGNNE; translated from the coding sequence ATGTTTAATATTGAGGCAAATTTGCAAGCTGATAAACAATATGATGCTATTGCTATCGCTGTTTTTGACACAACAAAACCTTTACAAGGTACACTTCTATCTTTAAATGATATGCTTAATGGACAAATTGAAGCGCTGTTAAAGGATGGAGATGTGTCTACTAAAAAGAATAAGATTACTAAAATACATACGTTAGGGCATACTCATATCAAACGTTTATACTTTGTAGGGCTTGGCAAACAGGAGAAAGTAAGCTTTACATCTGTTCGAGAGGCATTTGGTAGTTTATTTAAGACACTAAAAGCAGAAAAGCGTACAAACATTGCGATTGATTTAAGTACTTTTAGTCAAGATAACCTAGAATGGAACGATATTGCTCATGCTCTTGGAGAAGCAATCCCGACGGCAACCTATGAGTTTGAAGGTTACAAAAGAAAAGCCAATGTACCTGATTTTTCTTTAGAATCTATTGAGATAATTGCGGCAGAGTGTGATCACGAGGAGCTAAAATCAGCTCTTGAGGTAGGCTATGTGTATGGAAAAGCAACAAATTCGGCACGTACACTGATTAACTTACCTGGTAATATGTTAACGGCTACAGATTTAGCAGAATATGCTACAACTCTTGCCGATACATATGAACTTGAGCTTGAAATTTTGGAGAAAGAGGACATGCAAAGGCTAGGTATGGGCGGCATATTAGCTGTAAACCAAGGCTCTGTTGAACCGCCAAAGCTCATTGTTTTAAAATACCAAGGAAAAGAAACATGGGACGATGTTATTGCATTTGTAGGTAAAGGCATTACCTTTGATACAGGCGGTTATTCTCTAAAGCCTCGTGAAGGCATGGTAGACATGAAAACGGATATGGGGGGAGCAGCAACTGTACTAGGAGCGATGGAAGCAATTGCTGAATTAAAACCAGAGCAAAACATTATTGCCATTATTCCATCAACAGATAATATGGTTAGTGGGAATGCGTTCAAACCTGATGACGTAATTACAATGTTGAATGGAAAAACGGTAGAAATCCTGAATACTGATGCAGAAGGTCGTCTTGTATTAGCTGATGGTATTACTTATGCAAAGCAGCATGGTGCAAACTACATAGTAGATGTAGCGACTCTCACTGGGGGGGTTATTGTGGCGTTAGGTAACGACATTACCGGTGCTATGACAAATAATGAAGCCTGGTATGAGGAAGTACTTGAAGCATCACTAGAAGCTGGTGAAGATATTTGGCGTCTACCTATAAATGATAAGTTCAAAGACCGAGTTCGCAAGAGCAAGGTAGCTGATTTAAACAACTCACCTGGTCGTGATGGACATGCAATATTTGCAGGTACATTTCTAGGCGAATTTGCAGAAGAGACACCTTGGGTTCACTTGGATATTGCAGGAACGGCAACAACTAAGTCTGAATATCCTCTAGGACCTTCTGGGGGGACAGGTGCTATTGTTCGTACATTAGTAACACTGGCTGAAAGATTTGGGAATAACGAGTAA
- a CDS encoding YuiB family protein: MLTVFQTFSTLYLCVLEVACLEIPIFIISIVLFFVLFYGIGFLLNMVLRMTWVMAFIYPVIFILIVNKTKMIEYVRSPEAAFSTIMISITSLAPADIIILLSGFIGAIMAGITIKSLRAKGYQMF, encoded by the coding sequence ATGTTGACTGTTTTTCAAACTTTCAGTACACTTTATTTGTGTGTATTGGAGGTGGCTTGTTTGGAAATCCCAATTTTTATTATATCGATTGTGTTATTTTTTGTTCTTTTTTACGGGATAGGTTTTTTACTAAATATGGTTTTACGTATGACTTGGGTGATGGCTTTTATATACCCTGTAATTTTCATTTTAATTGTGAATAAGACAAAAATGATAGAGTATGTAAGATCACCTGAAGCAGCTTTCTCTACAATCATGATAAGTATTACGTCGTTAGCACCTGCAGATATAATTATTTTGCTAAGTGGATTTATTGGAGCGATTATGGCTGGTATAACAATTAAATCTTTACGAGCAAAAGGTTACCAAATGTTTTAG
- a CDS encoding DUF420 domain-containing protein, with the protein MDQHSSRNYTPIIVTLTIVINALVALLFFMPKIEIFTHFDITIFPLFNAVLNSFTFTFLVAALITIKQKNIKLHRRFIYAAFTTTGLFLLSYVTYHAMSESTPYGGEGPLRYIYYFILISHILLSIAIVPLALTTFFRGIANKIDKHRKIARWTMPIWLYVSLTGVLVYILISPYY; encoded by the coding sequence ATGGACCAACATTCATCCCGTAATTATACACCTATTATTGTTACGCTAACCATTGTTATTAATGCGTTAGTAGCTCTTTTGTTCTTTATGCCGAAGATTGAAATCTTCACACATTTTGACATCACAATATTTCCGTTGTTTAATGCAGTATTAAATAGTTTTACTTTTACTTTTTTAGTAGCAGCTTTAATTACAATTAAACAAAAAAATATTAAGCTGCATCGTCGTTTTATTTACGCTGCTTTTACAACAACAGGTCTCTTTTTATTGTCATATGTAACGTATCATGCGATGTCAGAATCAACACCGTATGGTGGAGAAGGTCCATTACGTTATATATATTACTTTATTTTAATTTCGCATATTCTTCTTTCAATAGCTATAGTTCCATTGGCGTTAACAACATTCTTTAGAGGGATTGCTAATAAAATTGACAAGCATAGAAAAATAGCAAGATGGACAATGCCAATTTGGTTATACGTGAGCTTAACAGGAGTACTTGTGTATATATTAATTTCACCATATTATTAA
- a CDS encoding 3D domain-containing protein — MRIVTNVARRLVMSLLVCAALFTTFGSFSNVEAKTLGEWLREINTIEPFHALGPSFFVNEHKPKRTRFFSFKGFQKVSREATLISSEVETASLKLEDAIDWTRYPKYSVTATGYTAGYESTGKHPGHPQYGITYSGVKVRRDLYSTIAADLRVFPIGTILFIPGYGYGVVADKGGAIKGNKVDLYFETVKDVYRQWGKKDVDVYVVKKGAGKLTEHDLMLLNENETMQVFRQQYLEAKDG, encoded by the coding sequence ATGAGAATAGTAACAAATGTTGCTAGAAGGCTCGTTATGTCGCTTTTGGTTTGTGCCGCTTTATTCACAACATTCGGTTCTTTTTCAAATGTGGAAGCAAAAACTTTAGGAGAATGGCTTCGTGAGATAAATACAATTGAACCTTTTCACGCATTAGGACCAAGTTTTTTTGTGAACGAGCATAAACCAAAACGAACAAGGTTTTTTTCATTCAAAGGTTTCCAAAAAGTAAGTCGTGAGGCAACACTGATTTCCTCTGAGGTTGAAACAGCATCGTTAAAATTGGAAGATGCTATAGACTGGACGAGATATCCTAAATACAGTGTGACAGCTACTGGCTACACTGCTGGCTACGAATCCACAGGAAAGCATCCAGGGCATCCACAATATGGTATAACATATTCCGGTGTCAAGGTGCGCAGGGACTTATACTCAACTATTGCGGCAGACTTACGTGTTTTTCCTATTGGCACAATCTTATTTATTCCTGGTTATGGATATGGAGTTGTAGCGGATAAAGGAGGAGCCATTAAGGGAAACAAAGTGGATTTGTATTTTGAAACTGTTAAGGATGTGTACAGGCAATGGGGGAAAAAGGATGTTGATGTATACGTTGTTAAAAAAGGTGCTGGCAAATTAACTGAACATGACTTGATGTTACTAAATGAAAATGAAACAATGCAAGTGTTTAGACAACAATATTTAGAAGCGAAAGATGGATAA